In Salvia splendens isolate huo1 unplaced genomic scaffold, SspV2 ctg750, whole genome shotgun sequence, the genomic window AATATTGATGATGAGCAAGTGACCTTTCTTTCTGCTACCCTCCAGGGATGTAGTAAACCTGATAGGCGAGCACCTTGATCTCTTCAGAAGGAACCAGGACACTATTGGTGCGGATGTTATGGTAACATTGTCTTCTGAGGAAAGGGATGAAAGATTGAGACACCATCTCCTGGCCTCTAAGGAGCTCCACCCTGCTTTGATATCACCAGATAGTGAATACAAGGTGTAGAAGCTTTCTTATTCAGAAGGATTACTTGCCTTACTATTTTTTCCTTGTTTCTTGGTTAATATTTTGTGATATCTAATagtttatagtagtattttagGTTCTTCAGCGGCTCATGTCTGGAGTTTTGGCGGTTGTGCTGAGACCAAGGGAAGCTCAATGCCCTCTAGTCCGCTGCATTACTCGCGAACTCTTAACTTGTTTGGTGGTGCAACCCCTTATGAATTTCGCAAGTCCCTCGTAAGATTCTATTTCTATGTTCTTTTTTTTACTAAGAACAGAGTTGGTTTGTGCTTCCTACCCATCACACGAGGTTACGCAGAAATATGCATTTTTAGTCTCAGATGGTTTGGATCGGCCCATCACCCGAGGTTACGCAGAAATAGATGGCTACCTGATTCCTTAAAATTATGGAAAAGCATATTTTGCCTGATGATAGCATGTTGGCAATAACTAGAGAGGTGTATTACATTAATTTTCaactaaataaatatgtagAAAACAAGTTTGGCAAAGACAATCACTTGCTCAATATGATTATATTAGATAGAATAAACTGGAAtacattagagcatctccaagggagaAAGGTATATTGAGAaggtatatttctcatttaccttctcaaaaaggttattataccttcttaaaaagtaaTGGACTCCAAGGAAAGAAGGTAAATTAAAAAGGCAAAcaaaataactaacttttaccttttctatcaagaggtaaagatacctttTCAAAATGAAAGAAAGTATAATACCTCCTCAAATACCCTTTCCTttggagcatgaaattttatgaagaagaggtaaatatggtagttatttctctttacctctccatttaccctccccttggagatgctcttatgataATGAATAATCCCACAGATAGAAAGTCACAAAGCCAGCATTTGGTATTTTTTAGATTCATTAACTTTACAACCATGCGCGGAATGTTAGGACCTATATCCAAGTTATGTGACAACTTACTAGTTAATAGACAGTTGTCATTTGAGCGAAGGGGTAAGAGCTAATTGCTACATGAAAACAAGCTAGTCATATCAGTATATTTGGCATCCATTGCAGACATTAAAATTTGGGATTTGATAAGGAAAATGCCCACATAATCTATGGTTTTATTGTTATGCATGTGCAAATGGTTGACTTAATTGAAAATGTGGAACTGAAAACTTACTCAAAAGATCATGCAGGACTCGGCGAACCCTTTGCATTAGGGATCagtaaatatgttgtctatctGAAGCATTAGGAAGCAAATAATGTCATGGAGCATGGAGACTTTCAATCTAGTTGTGTTACTATTTGATCAAATGTATCGAATACATTGTAATGAATAACTTACTCAATTCTATCAGTTAGTTAAGATTAGTTGAAAAAATTGTAGGTAACTTGAAAACATTGATCTTGCTGTACGGGTTTATTACTTATATTAGATGTTATTGTAACTTTTGTTTTGGAGAGTTCCTGTTTAGTTATAATGGTCGCCACTCTCAATCATGCTATGATCCTTTTATCATCTTTAAGTAGGTTTTTAATTGCTACTTCCTTGTGTAATCTAATGATTTCACACACACCCCCAGGTATATTAATGAGTTGATTGAATATATTGTCCTTGCATACAACAACGAGGAGTCCAGGGAATCCTCGAGTGATAACCCTGAACACCAAGTTTCAAGTGAACTTGGTCAAAGCAATGAATCTAATTTGAGAAAAATACCATCTTTGAACAATCAAGAGACTAGTTTATCGTTGGCTCGACTGGATCATGACAAGGTACCATATGAGACAGGTAGCTCAGGCGATTCTTTATCTAGCATGACTGAGGGTGAACCAACTCATATTCGACATGGTGAGTGGGCTAAACCATTTGAAGATGCAACTCAGAGAAGAACAGATGTTCCTATGCCTGAAACTCTTGAAAACGTGCTGACTATTGGAattaacaacaaaaataaaatccaGAAAAAAGCTGCTCTAGGAGTTCAGGACTACTTAAGTGGACCATATGAGTTGGTGACTGAAGCACCAAGACAGAAGTCTGGAAATGATcctcaaataaaagaaaaagtttCAATGCAGTTACCACCCAGGGCCAATGCAGGAATCTTACTCCACTGGTTTGAATATTGATGCTTCTGTGCATGAAGTGGATAACGCTGCTGTTATTTCCCATGAAAACGGAAATGAGCTCAGTTCAGTCACCCCTGCCTTTACAGTTCAGTCAAACCTGGAAGACATGTATACAAGTGAAGGAAGCACACCTATCATTGATGAGTTCTACAATGCAGATGGTAAAAAACTTAATGTACATAACCTGATGAGCAAAATGGACATTGAATTACGTTGTGAAGGACTGCATGCTTCAAAGCTTAGATGTCAGGTATGGCAGAGATTCTTTCTGTGGTGCACATATTTACCGAATTTGAACTTTCATACGTTCAAGAAAAAGTAGCTTTACAGGATTCATGCGTTACATTATCGGTTTCTTGATGACAAGGCTTGAGCTTGTCAGAGCATTTCTAGACTACCTTTATTTACTGTTTCCTAGTGATAAGCTATGCCATAGATGATGAGAGATCTTTGACGCTGCAGGTAAATGGAGCGTACTTTCAGAAACTTGGTTCGAAATCTTTTGCAGTTTACTTGATCGCTGTTACAGATGCTGACGGCACCACTTGGTTTGTGAAAAGGAGGTAGGTCATGTCACTATGTTGACAACATATTGCTGCTTCGTCTTGTAACCTGTGTTAAATTGCTAGTATGAACTACTTAGCCAGACGGCTTTCTGTCCTAGTCAGATTCTTTATTCTTCTATtcataaaaaggaaaaatgcaGGTGGTTTTTGTATTCCTTGTTATTTTTGACAGTATTCAGACTAAAAAGTTGTATAAAAactaaaattgaatttaaaaacaCTAACAGCTAGGCCATCGTCTGATATGCTACCCAATGAGATTTAGATCCCTGCTTGCAACTGCATTGGCTTCATGACCATGTGAAAGTTCTCAGATTTGATCGCTTATAGCTCCATAGTTAATCCCTTTGCTGGGATATGTAATGTACAGGTATCGAAACTTTGTGAGATTGCATAGGCATCTTAAGGATATTCCCAATTATACATTACATTTGCCTCCGAAAAGGATGTTCTCTTCAAGTACAGAAGATGTTGTTCACCAACGCTGCATTCAGCTAGACAAGTATCTTCAAGTATGATTATCGTACTCCTTCTGCTACATAATCAATTTTCTTGCTTACTGCCCTGATGTTCTGTCTTTAACAGGATCTCTTATCAATTGCTAATGTAGCAGAGCAACATGAAGTGTGGGATTTTCTTTGTGCTTCCTCTAATGTATGCATTTATTTATCTGTTATAAGCATATACATTGTGTATAGTTTGTTAACTAACTCTAGTTTTTCATCAATGAAGAATTACTCCTTTGAGGAATCTTCATCTGTGATGAAGCCTCTGACAGGTATGTACCTTCTCTTATTAGATCTTTTTCATGTCATCAGCTGTCTATGAAAGTTCCATTAGTCTATCTGTGAGCATCCATGCTTCATTAGAATCCATATAACAATAATAGCTTGTTCATCACTGTCCCCTGGCCGTTGTAAATTGGCTAGAGAGGCTCGTTATCAACTAagttaattataaatataatctaACCCTGATAATCAATTAATCCTATACTAGGTTTGAATTTTCATGGAGTTTTACAAAAACTAGATGCTAAATTTTGTTGAAGTTGAATAATTTGccaattcacattatcatggGAGCTAACATCATTCTTGTTAGTAGTATTTTGTCTTTTAAACACTTGATTTTCAATTTATAAGCAATATTCTAAAATTCCCTAGTATGTACTAAAAACAGTTAACATGGATGATGCTGTGGATGATATATTATGTCAATCCAAAGGGGTTTCTGATGGCCTTAGGTCGAAAGTTGCTGGCTCACCTTCATCTTCAGTTGAGCAAGGTTTTTTTGTTACAAGCAAAAACTTGTCCCGGAATGTGGACGATATAAATAAATTGGCCATCAGCCGACAGTTTCTCAGACAACGACACAGGTGATAAAGATCTAACCTTTGGGATCAGGATGTAGAAGCTGCAAGCCAATCTAGAGGGTGGATTTCAGACCATGAGTCAACCTCAAAGGGGTTACCACAGAAGGTTGTTAAACATGATACAGATGACATGAACTTCCACTCAGATGAAAGACGAAGTTTGTGGTTGAAATCCACATCAAACTCTGACAGATATATCGAGTCTAATCTAGCCACAACATACATTCATCAAGATTCTCTTACTGGGGTGCCCCCAGAGGTACTTCTCATTTCCTTCTTTTGTACATTGGTAGTGCACCCTTCTCCCCATAATCTTGACAATGTTGTTTCTGTTTTAGTTTTCAAGACCATATTAAAACTGATATTACTAAAATGTTCATTTGCATAAAATACTCTTTAATGCACCACCCTCTCAAGTCTCAGTATCCTGTAACTCTTTATTTACTACTGTAAATGGGAAACAGAGAAAGAAGAAACTAAGCAATTGTTGCACATGTGTCTGATATGCAATCAATATCACTGTTTCACGGTCTTGGTTATGCATTCTCTGATTGACATTAAATGTTCCTTGCAGTGGATGTCACCAAAATTAAGTGTTCCTGTTCTGGATTTAGTTGATAATGTATTTCAACTCAAACAAAGGGGCTGGCTGAGGTGATATTTCGTTTGCATACATTGGTTTTTTCAACTTGCTTTAGCAGTAATATGTCAAATTGTTCTTATCAGTATTTTGCTATCATATATAACTATATTCAGTTTTTAATGATTTTGATCATTGAAATGACTAGTTGAGTAAACTTTTTGGGTTGAAGTGAATATTTTCTCTCATATAATGTTTCTGCCACTGTTTTGACTAACTTAGCTTTTGTTGCATGTGAAGAAGTTTTGGACTCTTAACATGCACACTTGCAAGATCTGTGAGATCCAGAAATTTAAAATGGCTGTGGCATTTGTGATTCATTCCTGAATTATGCTGATTTTAGCAATGTAAAATACTCTATGATGTAAGTTGGATAATATAGCACATTGACTTCAGAACCTGCATCTACAGGCTCTCAGCTTATCTATATGATTTCTTCTGGAAATCACAcaccactcactcactcactcaaaAAAAGATACTAATGGTAAAGGGTAAAATAGAATGAGAAGAAGGGTAGGACTTCACTACTAAGAACAAAGTGATACACTGAAGTAATTGAAGCCCTTATAGCTGGTAAATCTGGAAAGAGTACTCTTGAAAATTATGTTTATTGATTTATGCAATCAACCAATGTATCCACTGACTTTTACTAATAAGAACATGTTGTCATAAATCCGATCATCCAAGCCTTAAGCCAGACATATGTATCAACTCTGATTGTAGGAGACAGGTATTGTGGATATCAAAACAAATACTGCAGTTCGTCATGGAAGATGCCATTGATGACTGGCTCTTGAGGAAAATCCGGAGGCTCTGTAGAGACGATGTTGTTGCACAAGGGATTCGAGCGGTCCAGGATGTAAGtttcattattttaatatgaTGCTTGTGTCCTGATGTAGCGTAGCTTCTACTTGTAAGGATTCTAATATTTCATATTTGTATTACGTATGTATCAATCTGATGATGTTATACAACTTGAGCTTGCAACACCTTTTCAGTGGAATTAAATGATGAACTGGAGATTAAAACGTTTTCACTATTGATAACATATTTTTCTTAATGAAACTTAACTTTAGGTAATATCAGCGAGCAATTGTTTATTTTCCATATAACTCAACTTTTGTTCAATATTTTGATTCTGCTCCTCTGTGTTTCCTGTTCTGAGAAGACCTCATCTGACCCTTATCATCTTCTCATTAGATTCTCTGGCCTGAAGGCACATTCTTCCGAAAATTGGGTGCTCAAAGGAATACTTTGAAAGATACTCAAAAATCTCCGCAAGCTACAAAACAACCAGGTGGTATGAGCACTACACAATCAAGGTCTTTTGAGCGACAGCTGGAAGCTGCTCGTAGAGCTAGCTATGTGAAAAAGTTGTTATTCGGTAAGTATCTTGGTATTTTTTTTCCTCCTGTTAAGAGAAAACAATATTTTtctgttgtattgtatactatAAATTCAGTTGTCTTAAGTTAGGAATGTAGTAATCAGTCGTTGCTAGTTTAGCCTATAAGTTGGACAAGTAATTCTGCTATACAGCCTTCATTGTAATAGTGTTTTGACTCAATCTTCTTTGGTGCCGTTCAGTTACTATGATtcattatcatatgattatccatctaggattaagttaggagattattttagttggagggggttGACTATGACTCTTtcatatgattatccatctaggattaagttgtgaggtTCAATCTaatgaaccaaacataatacACATTCAATCATGAGATATAATCTTTCAAACTAAACTGGCCCTTTGCATTTCTCGATACCCCTGGATGGTACCATATATTATGTCTTTCCCACATACAGTAGCATTTTTCTATTCAACTTTGTTGCATTATCAGTGGATATATCTCATCTGACTCACACACTTGGTTTCTATAGGGTTTATCTACTTGTTCCATTTGTTTCTTCCTTATCCTTTCCTCGTTATGAAAACAATTGCCTGGCGCCCCTAGTTGTCACTGTGAGATGATTTTTCTCATCTTACTCACACGCTTGGTTTTTCTAGGGTGCATCTACATGGAccttttttttccttatccTTTCCTCGTTATTAGAACACTTCCTTGATGCCCTTAGCTGTCACTTGGAGATGAATTTTCTGGTTAAGAGGTTTTGGCTGGAATTTCCTGTTACCATTCCTATGACAGCATGATAATATTATACAGATTTGCATTTTGATTGACTTTCCATCCTCAAAGTGAAAATTACAAAGTATCTCATTCCCTTTTCTGGTAGATGGTGCTCCAACCACTTTAGTCAGTTTGATTGGGCAAAAGCAGTACAGACAGTGCACTGGAGATCTCTACTATTTTCTTCAGGTATAACACTTATCCTCTCTCTCCTACATGGTTCATACCATTAAGTACCTTGAGGCTGTTTTTATGCTACCTCTAGGCTTGCCTATGAGAATATGCGTGCAAGTGTGTGTTTGTCTAGTGTTGCTTTTCTGGCATTAAA contains:
- the LOC121791224 gene encoding LOW QUALITY PROTEIN: uncharacterized protein LOC121791224 (The sequence of the model RefSeq protein was modified relative to this genomic sequence to represent the inferred CDS: substituted 2 bases at 2 genomic stop codons); this translates as MSKAMESIQHLIEEAKLRAVWWTLCIFAVSYFLTHSSKSMLMNIPIAILLISGLRILLNEVEFQWKVRNNRTASYLSHLENKQLSVNDSRLTTPPPPKKWRKIDSPLVEAAIEDFVNKLLHDFVTDFWYSGITPDREAPELMHAIIMDFLGEVSARIKESNLVDLLTRDVVNLIGEHLDLFRRNQDTIGADVMVTLSSEERDERLRHHLLASKELHPALISPDSEYKVLQRLMSGVLAVVLRPREAQCPLVRCITRELLTCLVVQPLMNFASPSYINELIEYIVLAYNNEESRESSSDNPEHQVSSELGQSNESNLRKIPSLNNQETSLSLARLDHDKVPYETGSSGDSLSSMTEGEPTHIRHGEWAKPFEDATQRRTDVPMPETLENVLTIGINNKNKIQKKAALGVQDYLSGPYELVTEAPRQNYHPGPMQESYSTGLNIDASVHEVDNAAVISHENGNELSSVTPAFTVQSNLEDMYTSEGSTPIIDEFYNADGKKLNVHNLMSKMDIELRCEGLHASKLRCQVNGAYFQKLGSKSFAVYLIAVTDADGTTWFVKRRYRNFVRLHRHLKDIPNYTLHLPPKRMFSSSTEDVVHQRCIQLDKYLQDLLSIANVAEQHEVWDFLCASSNNYSFEESSSVMKPLTVNMDDAVDDILCQSKGVSDGLRSKVAGSPSSSVEQGFFVTSKNLSRNVDDINKLAISRQFLRQRHRXXRSNLWDQDVEAASQSRGWISDHESTSKGLPQKVVKHDTDDMNFHSDERRSLWLKSTSNSDRYIESNLATTYIHQDSLTGVPPEWMSPKLSVPVLDLVDNVFQLKQRGWLRRQVLWISKQILQFVMEDAIDDWLLRKIRRLCRDDVVAQGIRAVQDILWPEGTFFRKLGAQRNTLKDTQKSPQATKQPGGMSTTQSRSFERQLEAARRASYVKKLLFDGAPTTLVSLIGQKQYRQCTGDLYYFLQSTVCLKQLSYGILELVLLSIFPELRELVLDIHEQSRYQPV